The uncultured Trichococcus sp. DNA window TACAGGGCATAAAAGCGACCATATTCAAGTCGATTGTAGCCAACATTGTATTACATCCCATACGCGCAGCGGCAAGTGCTGCTTCGGAACCGGCATGTCCGGCTCCCACAACAATCACATCAAAACTTCCAGCTTCAAATCTGTTCATTTTTCCATTCCTTCCATTATGCTATCTATTTGTTCCTAACATTCATTACGCAATTCATCATATCATTTCTAGTTGAGTTCTGATTCGCAGATACCGCTCCCGTTTCCCACCCAGCGAAGTGAACAAAAGAAGTTCACTTCGCTGGGTGCTCCAACGTCCGGGTATCTAAACGCGAATCATCACATCCTGTTATTTCCCCAGACAGAATTGTGTGAAGAGTTGGGTGAGGAGTTCGTCCTGGACGCTGTCGCCGGTGATTTCTCCAAGTAGGTCCCAGCAACGGGTGAAATCGATCTGGACGAGGTCGATCGGCATGCCCGATTCGATGCCGCTCAGCACTTCATCCAGCGAATCCATCGCATCGTTCAAGAGCGCGATATGGCGGACGTTGGATACATAGGTTGCATCCTTCTCGCCGGTTTCCCCGGAGAAGAACATCTTCGTGATCTGTTTCTCGAGTTGTTCCAGTCCGGTTTCGCTCAGCATTGATGTTTCGATGATTCTTTCAGGATCGCTCCAAGGTTCCAGCTCACCGGTCGTCATCTTCGCTTCCAGATCCATTTTGTTCATCAGGATGATGCGGTTCATGTCCTTTGTGTCTTCCAAAAGCTGTTTGTCTTCTTCCGTCAGCCCTTCGTTCTGGTTGATCAGCAGCAGAATCAGATCGGCTTCGGCCAAGGCTTTCCGGCTGCGTTCGACTCCGATTTTTTCCACGACATCCTCCGTTTCGCGGATACCGGCTGTATCGATCAGCTTCAATGGAACGCCTCTGACGTTCACGTATTCCTCGATCGTATCGCGGGTTGTGCCGGCGATATCCGTCACGATGGCTTTCTCTTCACGCAACAGGCGGTTCAGCAGACTGGATTTGCCTACATTCGGGCGGCCGATGATGGCTGTCTGAAGGCCTTCGCGCAGGATTTTTCCCTGCTTGGCGGTATCCAACAGATGCTGGATGTGTCCGCGCACTTCAATGGTGCGTTCTTTCAAGAGCTTTGTCGTCACTTCCTCGACGTCATCGTATTCCGGGTAGTCGATGTTCACTTCGACCTCAGCCAATGTGTTCAGGATGATCTGACGGATATCCCGGATCATGCCGGATAATTTGCCGTCCAACTGATGCAGGGCCACGTTCATCGCGCGATCGGTTTTGGCACGGATCAAGTCCATGACCGCTTCGGCCTGCGACAGATCAATCCGGCCGTTCAGGAAGGCGCGCTTTGTGAATTCCCCGGGCTCCGCCATGCGGGCACCGTTCTGGAGAATCGTCTGCAGAATCCGGTTGACGCTCACGACACCGCCGTGGCAGTTGATCTCCACGACATCTTCGCGGGTGAAAGTCTTCGGTCCGTGCATGACGGAAACCATGACCTCGTCGATCATATCGCCTGTGCGCGGATCATAAAGGTGACCGTAATTGATGGTATGTGTGGCGACGTCAGTCAAGTGCTTCGTCCCGGCTCGGTATAAGGCATCGGCTATCTGGATTGCCTGATCGCCGCTCAAACGTACAATTCCGATGGCCCCTTCTCCAGGCGGCGTCGAAATGGCGGCGATGGTATCAAATTCATTTGTAATCATTCATTATCGTCCTTTCTTGGTCGTTTCAGCGTACAAAAAAAGCGCCCACTCCTCCCCTTCGTTCAAGCGGGAGGAAAAGCACTTTGACTGCAGTTCACTTTGGATATTCTTTTCAGCTTACTTTAAATAGATTTCTAGCCGATTATACAAGCAATGCGGGCGCAATGCAAGCATTTGACGGATGTTTTTTCATTTCATCATCAGATACAAAGCTCCGCCCGCCAACAGGAGGATGCTGTTGCGGATCAGCCGATCTGCAGGGCGATTTTCCCTGTCTGTTCGGCACTTTCCAACCGCTGGAAAGCCTCCCTGAACTGCTCTGCCGGATAAACGGCATCGACCACGGGATGGAGATCATGCTCCTCAACAAAATGGATCATCGCTTCATATTCTTCAAAGCTGCCCATCGTCGAACCTTTCAGCGTGTACTGTCCGTAAAAGAATTTCCGCAGATCGAAGGTGACCAGATCGCCCGTCGATGAGCCGAAAGTCACGATGGTGCCGCCTCTGCGCACCGCATCCAGCGACTTGTCGAAAGTGGCTGCGCCGACCGATTCGATTACGACATCCACTTTTCCGCCGCCCATCGCTTCCACCCAATCCTCATCGTGCAGCAAGCCTTTATCGGCTCCGTACTGCAACGCCTTCGCCAATTTTTCTTTCGAGCGCGATGTGACGTATACCGTCGCTCCGGCGGCCTTGGCGAATTGCAGCAGGTAGGTGGCCACTCCGCCGCCGATGCCTGGGATCAGGACTTTCATGCCTTCCGCCACGCCGCCTTTTGTGAATAGGGCGCGGTAAGCAGTCAAAGCGGACAGGGACAGGACGCCTGCTTCTTCCCAAGATAGGTGGGCGGGTTTATGGACAGCATTCTCTTCGGAAACAACGATTTCCTCCACCATCGCCCCCTGCTCCGAACTACCGAGAATCGTGAAAGTTTCCGGAGCCGTGTCGCTGTTCTTGCGCCAACCGCTACCGGGATAAAGCATCACTTCATCACCGGTTTTGAAACGCGTCACTTCTGCTCCGACAGCCGCAACGATGCCGGCAGCATCCGATCCGATGACCACCGGATGCTTTTCATGCGCTTGGCTCAGGGCAAAAAGGTCACGATGATTCAATCCGGCCACTTTGACCTTGATTTTTATCTCGGAAGGCCCTACCGGTTGTTCCGCACGGTCTTCCCATTTCAAACCTTCCAAACCAACTTTTCCGCTGTGAATCAATGTTTTCACCATATCAATCACTCCTCAAATGGATAGTTCTGTCAGATTCAGTATAACTTTTCCGGACAGAAATACAAAGAGGGAGACCCGAAGCCTCCCTCTCACTTGCTATTTTTCGGTAAAACGGATCGCTTTTGCTCCGATATCGGAACGGTAGAACGTGTGCGCAATCGGATTTGCACTCAGGTAACGGTAAGCTTTGTCTTGCGCGGCTTGGAGCGTTTCGCCTTGGCCAGCGATCAACAGGATGCGCCCGCCGTTTGACAATAGTCCTTGTTCGCCAGACTTCACGCCTGCTGCATAGACGATGCAATCCGCATTTTCCGTATCCAGATCAGGCAATGGGATATCTTTCATTGGCGCTTCCGGATAGCCTTCAGCGGCAACAACGACACCCAAAGTGTAACGATCGGTGTACATTTCGATGACCGGATCTTTTCCGTTCAGGATGTCATCGATGACTTGTGCCAAGTCGGAAGCCATCTGGTTCATGATGACCTGCGTTTCCGGGTCGCCGAAACGGGCGTTGAATTCGATGACGCGCAACCCTTTGGCGGTGATCATCAAGCCGGCGTAGACGACTCCCTTGAACGGAATGCCCTCAGCCACCATCGCCTCTACAGCCGGTTTTACGACCGTATCCAGCACTTCTTGAATCATAGCTTCGGATACTTGCGGTACTGGGGAATAAGCGCCCATACCGCCCGTATTAGGTCCTTTATCGCCATCATAGGCGCGTTTGTGGTCTTGTGCGACGCCTGAATAGTAATACTTTGCACCATTCGCCAGCGCGAACAACGAGAATTCTTCCCCTTCAAGGTACTCTTCAATGACGACCTTCGGCTTGCCCGCTGCATATTTGCCCTGCAGGAGCATGTCGTTCAGTGCATCCAGAGCCTCCGTCATCGTCATCGCGACAACGACGCCTTTGCCGGCCGCCAGACCGTCCGCCTTGATGACGATCGGAACACCATTGGCTTCCACATAAGCAACAGCTGCCTCATAGTCTTCGAATGTCTCATAGGCTGCAGTCGGGATGCCGTATTTTTTCATCAGGTCTTTTGCGAATTGCTTGGAGCATTCCAGGTCGGCCGCTTTTTTGCTGGGTCCGAACACTTTCAGGCCAGCCGCTTCAAATGCATCCGTAACCCCTTCAAACAAAGGAATTTCCGGTCCGACGAAAGTCCAAGCGATGTTGTTGTCTTTGACGAATTGAACCAATCCTTGATGGTCGTTTTCCGCAATGTCGACTAACGTGATGCCGTCTTGGGCCATCCCTGGGTTGCCTTTGGCGCAGTAAACAGTCTCCACCAACGGGCTTTGAGTTAATTTTTTAGCGATGGCATGCTCGCGTCCGCCACTGCCGATTACAAGAAGTTTCATCTGTAGATCCTCCAACCTTTTATATGAAGCTTGATATTACTGAACTGGTGATGTTTTAATCGAGTTCTGAAGCCTAGAGTTCTCCGCCTAACGCTGTTCATGCCCACTCAGCCAAAAGCAGGCTGTTTGGTCCTGAACCTCGTTAGTGCTCAAACTCTGAGCGTAGGATTCATCTCATCCTTTTTAATCGAGTTCTGAAATCCAGACCCCTCCGCCTAAGTTGACAAACGCACACGGACAAAAAGCGTCCGCTTTGCGTTTGTCCTCTTAGTGCTCAGGGTCTAAACGGATTTCATCTCATCTTGTTTTTAGTGTCTGAAGTGTCTTACGCTTGTTTTCAGCATGGTGATGCCGTATTTGTTTGCCATTTCGATCGAATCTTGATCTTTGATGCTGCCGCCTGGTTGGACGATCGCTTTGATGCCGTGTTTGGCAGCATACTCCACGCTGTCGTTCATCGGGAAGAAAGCATCACTCGCCAATACAGCGCCTTCGATGGCGTTGGCCGCTTCGGCTTGCTCGATGGCGATTTTTACGGATCCGACACGGTTCATCTGGCCTGCGCCGATGCCGACTGTCTGTTTGCTGTTTGCCAATACGATGGCGTTGCTCTTCACGTGTTTAACGACTTTCCAGGCGAAATCCATTGCTTTCATTTCGTCTTCAGTCGGTTGACGTTCGGTCATGACTTCCCAATTAGCCGGTACGTCTTCTGTGTTGATGTCCTGCGTCTGTTCCAGCATGCCGCCCAATACGGAGACGAATTCTTTTCCGCCTGCTTTTGCAGCCGAGAAATCCAAGGTCATGATGCGGACGTTTTTCTTTTTGGACAAAATGGCTAAAGCCGCTTCCGTATAGCTTGGCGCCAAAACGATTTCCAGGAACATGCTGTTCAGTTTTTCGGCAGTCGCCACATCCAAAGGACGGTTCGCAACCACAATGCCGCCGAAGATGGATACAGGATCAGCTGCATAACAACGATCGAAGGCTGCATCGATGTCGTCTGCGATACCGACGCCGCATGGATTCATATGCTTGACGGCAACCACAGCGGGCTCGTCGAATTCGCGGGCGATACGGATGGCCGCATCAGCATCTTTGATGTTGTTGTAGGATAATTCTTTTCCGTGCAGTTGGACCGCGCTCGCGATCGAGAATGGCACAGCCAGCGGTTCTTGGTAGAACGTCGCGGTTTGGTGGCCGTTTTCTCCGTAACGCAGGCTCTGTTTCAGATCATAAGTCACTGTCAATTTTTCAGGTTCGGTTTCGCCGACCACATTGGTCAAATATTGTGCGATCAAAGCATCATAGCTGGCTGTATGACGGAATACTTTTGCAGCCAAAGCTTGGCGCGTCTCGAAAGTCGTTTCGCCGGCAGCTTCCAATTCGGCAAGGACTTTTGCATAGTCGCTCGGATCGGTCAGGACAGTCACGCTTGCGTAGTTCTTGGCCGCGCTGCGGAGCATGCTCGGGCCGCCAATGTCGATGTTTTCGATGGCATCCGCCAAAGTCACATCATTTTTGCTGATCGTTTCTTTGAATGGGTAAAGATTGACGACAACGAAATCAATCGGTGCAATATTGTGCTCTTTCATAGCTTGCATATGGTCCGCAAGATCACGTCTGCCCAAAAGTCCGCCATGGATCAGTGGGTGCAATGTTTTTACGCGGCCGTCCATCATTTCAGGAAAGCCGGTTACATCCTCTACGGAAATCGTCGGTACGCCGGCCTCTTCCAAAGCCTTCTTCGTTCCGCCAGTTGAGATGATTTCGATTCCTTTTGCTGCTAATGCCTGCGCAAATGCTACTACGCCTGTTTTATCTGAAACACTGATCAATGCTCTTGTCACTGTGTGTCACTCCTTAAATTTATGATGGATTAATGGGGCTTCAACAAAAGGAAGGACTTCCGCAAGCGCGGAGTCCTCATCCATTTTGTTAGCCTATATTCTTTTGTGCCAGTTGCTGGATCACTTGCGGAAAAATCCGGTGTTCCACTTGGTGGATCCGGGTCTCCAAAGTCTCCAGCGTATCCTCCGGAAGGATCGTCACTTTTTCTTGGGCGATGATCGGGCCGGTATCGACCCCTTCATCAACGAAATGGACGGTGACACCGGTCTCCGGAACGCCTGCTTCGAAGGCGTCCTGGATGCCATGCCGACCCGGGAAATCCGGCAGCAGGGACGGATGGATGTTGACGATGCGGTCGGCATAGGCCGTCAATAAAGTCGGTCCGACGATCCGCATATAGCCGGCCAAGACAACCAAGTCGACCTTTTCTTCTGTCAGATGCTTCAAAATTTCATTTTCGTAGGCGACCCGATCCTCGAAGCCTTTCGGCGTAAAGGAAATCACCGGGATATTGTATTGTTTGGCGCGCTCGATTGCATAGGCTTTCGGCTTGTCGCAGAACAGGAAAGCGATCGTCGCATCCACTTCGCCTGATGCGATGGCTTCGGCTATGGCTTGGAAATTCGAGCCGTTTCCTGAAGCAAAGACAGCTATCCTCATGCTTGAGCCTCTTTCAGGATAACCTCTTTTTCTGATGTTTTTGCAGCCACGGATCCGATCACATAGGCTTTTTCATCGTTCTCAGTCAGAACACCCAGCACTTCCGTCAAGTTTTCGGGAGCGACCGCCAACACCATGCCGATTCCCATGTTGAAGATTTCGTACATTTCAAGAGCCGGAATGTTGCCGATTTTTTCCATCACTTGGAAGATCGGCAAGACAGGCCAGCTGCCTAATTGGATTTCCGCTTGGACGTTATCGGGAAGCATGCGCGGCACGTTTTCGACGAAACCGCCGCCTGTGATATGAGCTACTCCATGCAGCAGCTGTTTTTTGATCAACGGCAACAAAGCATTCACGTAGATTCTTGTAGGCGTCAACAGAACATCGCCCAATTCTTGGTCTTCGATGCCTTCCACTTTATCGACCAATTTGTAGTCATTGTCCTTGAAGAAGATTTTGCGCACCAAGGAGTACCCGTTCGAATGGATGCCTGATGAAGGCAGACCAACCAAGACATCGCCTTCTTTGATCAAGGCAGGTGTCAACAAGGCATCTTTTTCCGCAATCCCTACCGTAAATCCGGCCAGATCGAAATCTTCCGGATCGTACATATCGGGCATTTCCGCTGTTTCTCCGCCGATCAGGGCAGCCCCGGCCTGGACGCAGCCTTCAGCTACGCCAGCGACGATCTGCTCCAGTTTTTCCGGACGGTTTTTGCCGACAGCTACATAATCCAAGAAATAAAGAGGTTCCGCGCCTTGCGCTACGACATCGTTGACGCACATCGCGACACAATCGATCCCGATCGTATCGAATTTTCCGGCTTCGATGGCCAGCATCAGCTTCGTGCCGACACCGTCCGTCCCCGATACAAGCACAGGTTTTTTATAGTTCAATTCCGAAAGGTCAAAGTTTCCGCCGAATCCGCCGACTTCGCCAAAAACGCCTGGACGTTTTGTGCGGTCGATGTGTTTCTTGATGCGACTGACTGTTT harbors:
- the purD gene encoding phosphoribosylamine--glycine ligase; this translates as MKLLVIGSGGREHAIAKKLTQSPLVETVYCAKGNPGMAQDGITLVDIAENDHQGLVQFVKDNNIAWTFVGPEIPLFEGVTDAFEAAGLKVFGPSKKAADLECSKQFAKDLMKKYGIPTAAYETFEDYEAAVAYVEANGVPIVIKADGLAAGKGVVVAMTMTEALDALNDMLLQGKYAAGKPKVVIEEYLEGEEFSLFALANGAKYYYSGVAQDHKRAYDGDKGPNTGGMGAYSPVPQVSEAMIQEVLDTVVKPAVEAMVAEGIPFKGVVYAGLMITAKGLRVIEFNARFGDPETQVIMNQMASDLAQVIDDILNGKDPVIEMYTDRYTLGVVVAAEGYPEAPMKDIPLPDLDTENADCIVYAAGVKSGEQGLLSNGGRILLIAGQGETLQAAQDKAYRYLSANPIAHTFYRSDIGAKAIRFTEK
- the purM gene encoding phosphoribosylformylglycinamidine cyclo-ligase; the protein is MENAYAKAGVDVTAGYETVSRIKKHIDRTKRPGVFGEVGGFGGNFDLSELNYKKPVLVSGTDGVGTKLMLAIEAGKFDTIGIDCVAMCVNDVVAQGAEPLYFLDYVAVGKNRPEKLEQIVAGVAEGCVQAGAALIGGETAEMPDMYDPEDFDLAGFTVGIAEKDALLTPALIKEGDVLVGLPSSGIHSNGYSLVRKIFFKDNDYKLVDKVEGIEDQELGDVLLTPTRIYVNALLPLIKKQLLHGVAHITGGGFVENVPRMLPDNVQAEIQLGSWPVLPIFQVMEKIGNIPALEMYEIFNMGIGMVLAVAPENLTEVLGVLTENDEKAYVIGSVAAKTSEKEVILKEAQA
- the purN gene encoding phosphoribosylglycinamide formyltransferase, coding for MRIAVFASGNGSNFQAIAEAIASGEVDATIAFLFCDKPKAYAIERAKQYNIPVISFTPKGFEDRVAYENEILKHLTEEKVDLVVLAGYMRIVGPTLLTAYADRIVNIHPSLLPDFPGRHGIQDAFEAGVPETGVTVHFVDEGVDTGPIIAQEKVTILPEDTLETLETRIHQVEHRIFPQVIQQLAQKNIG
- the purH gene encoding bifunctional phosphoribosylaminoimidazolecarboxamide formyltransferase/IMP cyclohydrolase, giving the protein MTRALISVSDKTGVVAFAQALAAKGIEIISTGGTKKALEEAGVPTISVEDVTGFPEMMDGRVKTLHPLIHGGLLGRRDLADHMQAMKEHNIAPIDFVVVNLYPFKETISKNDVTLADAIENIDIGGPSMLRSAAKNYASVTVLTDPSDYAKVLAELEAAGETTFETRQALAAKVFRHTASYDALIAQYLTNVVGETEPEKLTVTYDLKQSLRYGENGHQTATFYQEPLAVPFSIASAVQLHGKELSYNNIKDADAAIRIAREFDEPAVVAVKHMNPCGVGIADDIDAAFDRCYAADPVSIFGGIVVANRPLDVATAEKLNSMFLEIVLAPSYTEAALAILSKKKNVRIMTLDFSAAKAGGKEFVSVLGGMLEQTQDINTEDVPANWEVMTERQPTEDEMKAMDFAWKVVKHVKSNAIVLANSKQTVGIGAGQMNRVGSVKIAIEQAEAANAIEGAVLASDAFFPMNDSVEYAAKHGIKAIVQPGGSIKDQDSIEMANKYGITMLKTSVRHFRH
- the mnmE gene encoding tRNA uridine-5-carboxymethylaminomethyl(34) synthesis GTPase MnmE — translated: MITNEFDTIAAISTPPGEGAIGIVRLSGDQAIQIADALYRAGTKHLTDVATHTINYGHLYDPRTGDMIDEVMVSVMHGPKTFTREDVVEINCHGGVVSVNRILQTILQNGARMAEPGEFTKRAFLNGRIDLSQAEAVMDLIRAKTDRAMNVALHQLDGKLSGMIRDIRQIILNTLAEVEVNIDYPEYDDVEEVTTKLLKERTIEVRGHIQHLLDTAKQGKILREGLQTAIIGRPNVGKSSLLNRLLREEKAIVTDIAGTTRDTIEEYVNVRGVPLKLIDTAGIRETEDVVEKIGVERSRKALAEADLILLLINQNEGLTEEDKQLLEDTKDMNRIILMNKMDLEAKMTTGELEPWSDPERIIETSMLSETGLEQLEKQITKMFFSGETGEKDATYVSNVRHIALLNDAMDSLDEVLSGIESGMPIDLVQIDFTRCWDLLGEITGDSVQDELLTQLFTQFCLGK
- a CDS encoding zinc-binding dehydrogenase; the protein is MVKTLIHSGKVGLEGLKWEDRAEQPVGPSEIKIKVKVAGLNHRDLFALSQAHEKHPVVIGSDAAGIVAAVGAEVTRFKTGDEVMLYPGSGWRKNSDTAPETFTILGSSEQGAMVEEIVVSEENAVHKPAHLSWEEAGVLSLSALTAYRALFTKGGVAEGMKVLIPGIGGGVATYLLQFAKAAGATVYVTSRSKEKLAKALQYGADKGLLHDEDWVEAMGGGKVDVVIESVGAATFDKSLDAVRRGGTIVTFGSSTGDLVTFDLRKFFYGQYTLKGSTMGSFEEYEAMIHFVEEHDLHPVVDAVYPAEQFREAFQRLESAEQTGKIALQIG